In Sinorhizobium sojae CCBAU 05684, a single window of DNA contains:
- a CDS encoding LLM class flavin-dependent oxidoreductase, translating to MKKIGILSFGHWTPSPQSQTRSASDALLQSIDLAVAAEELGADGAYFRVHHFARQLASPFPLLAAIGARTKRIEIGTAVIDMRYENPLYMAEDAGAADLIAGGRLQLGISRGSPEQVIDGWRYFGYAPAEGENESDMARRHAEVLLDVLRGEGFAEPNPRPMFPNPPGLLRVEPHSEGLRSRIWWGAGSNATAVWAAKLGMNLQSSTLKDDETGLPFHIQQADQIRDFREAWKAAGHEREPRVSVSRSIFALVNDRDRAFFGYGNQNEDKIGFIDEKTRAIFGRSYAAEPDVLIRQLARDEAIAEADTLLLTVPNQLGVDYNAHVIESILTHVAPALGWR from the coding sequence ATGAAGAAGATCGGCATTCTATCGTTCGGGCACTGGACGCCTTCTCCCCAGTCGCAGACGCGCTCTGCCTCCGATGCCCTCCTGCAGTCCATCGACCTCGCGGTCGCGGCAGAGGAACTCGGGGCAGACGGGGCCTATTTCCGCGTGCACCACTTCGCCCGTCAACTCGCTTCGCCATTCCCGCTCCTGGCGGCCATCGGCGCCAGAACGAAGCGCATCGAGATCGGTACGGCGGTGATCGACATGCGCTACGAGAACCCGCTCTATATGGCCGAGGACGCGGGCGCGGCCGATCTGATCGCCGGCGGTCGCCTGCAGCTCGGCATCAGCCGTGGATCTCCCGAACAGGTGATCGACGGCTGGCGCTACTTCGGCTACGCGCCTGCAGAAGGCGAGAACGAATCCGACATGGCCCGGCGGCATGCGGAAGTTCTGCTCGACGTCCTTCGTGGCGAAGGCTTCGCGGAGCCCAATCCGCGACCGATGTTTCCCAATCCGCCCGGCCTTCTGCGCGTTGAACCGCATTCCGAGGGATTGCGCTCGCGGATCTGGTGGGGCGCCGGCTCGAACGCCACCGCGGTCTGGGCTGCCAAGCTCGGCATGAACCTGCAAAGCTCCACGCTCAAGGACGACGAGACGGGGCTTCCCTTCCATATCCAGCAGGCCGATCAGATCCGGGATTTCCGCGAAGCCTGGAAGGCAGCCGGCCACGAGCGCGAGCCGCGCGTTTCCGTCAGCCGCAGCATCTTCGCGCTGGTAAACGACCGCGACCGCGCCTTTTTCGGGTATGGCAACCAGAACGAGGACAAGATCGGCTTCATCGATGAAAAGACACGGGCCATATTCGGCCGCAGCTACGCTGCGGAGCCAGACGTCCTTATCCGGCAACTGGCTAGAGACGAGGCCATAGCGGAAGCCGACACGTTGCTCCTAACTGTCCCCAACCAACTTGGCGTGGACTACAACGCCCATGTAATCGAATCTATCCTGACCCATGTCGCGCCCGCGCTTGGCTGGCGCTGA
- a CDS encoding N5-glutamine methyltransferase family protein, with protein MLQDDNQTRPADGRPPLVRFMEIELELAPEVLVPRQETELLGRSAVTILRHREGPPTVIDMCCGSGNLALAIAAEVPSARVWGADLTDSTVALARRNAERLSLQDRVSIRQGDLFASLRGDDLEGAVDMIVCNPPYISTARLEGDSAHLLEGEPREAFDGGPYGISIHQRLVREASAFLKPGGWLLFEFGEGQDRQAAALLARAKVYEAVRFAEDATGKPRVAITCKLAANGGEAR; from the coding sequence GTGCTGCAGGACGACAACCAAACCCGCCCGGCCGACGGCCGACCGCCCCTCGTTCGCTTCATGGAGATCGAGCTCGAGCTTGCGCCAGAGGTGCTCGTGCCGCGGCAAGAAACGGAGCTGCTCGGACGCAGCGCTGTCACCATCCTTCGCCACCGGGAGGGGCCCCCAACGGTGATCGACATGTGCTGCGGCTCGGGCAATCTCGCCTTGGCAATCGCTGCGGAGGTCCCGTCGGCGCGGGTCTGGGGGGCGGATCTGACCGACAGCACGGTCGCGCTCGCCCGACGCAATGCCGAGCGCCTCTCGCTGCAGGACCGTGTCTCCATTCGGCAGGGTGATCTCTTCGCCTCCCTACGGGGAGACGACCTCGAAGGCGCGGTCGACATGATCGTCTGCAACCCGCCCTATATCTCGACCGCCCGGCTAGAAGGCGATAGCGCCCACCTCCTCGAAGGCGAGCCACGTGAAGCCTTCGACGGCGGCCCCTATGGCATCTCCATTCACCAGCGGCTGGTCCGGGAGGCGAGCGCCTTCCTGAAGCCCGGCGGCTGGCTGCTCTTCGAATTCGGAGAAGGTCAGGATCGGCAGGCGGCCGCCCTTCTCGCCCGTGCAAAAGTCTATGAGGCGGTGCGCTTCGCCGAGGATGCGACGGGTAAGCCGCGCGTGGCGATCACGTGCAAGCTCGCCGCCAACGGGGGCGAGGCTCGATGA